A genomic segment from Geitlerinema sp. PCC 7407 encodes:
- a CDS encoding protein-glutamate O-methyltransferase CheR has protein sequence MSVPKSRPDLEDIEVSLLIEGLYRYCGFDFRNYAVSSLKRRIWNLVQAEKLSTISGLQEKLFHDPACLERFLLGVSVNVTAMFRDPSFYLAFRRHVIPILRTYPFVRIWHAGCSSGEEVYSLAILLEEEGLYSRCQIYATDMNEVVLQKAAAGIFPLRLMQEYTQNYIRAGGKRSFSEYYTANSDSAIFRASLREKVIFSPHNLVTDGSFNEFNVILCRNVLIYFNQTLQDQVHRLLHDSLAHFGILGLGHRESLKTKAIESRYSQLVKGEKLYRRID, from the coding sequence ATGAGTGTGCCGAAGTCACGACCCGACCTAGAAGACATTGAAGTATCTCTTCTGATAGAAGGTCTCTACCGCTACTGCGGTTTCGACTTCCGCAACTACGCGGTCAGTTCCCTCAAGCGTCGCATCTGGAACCTCGTCCAGGCCGAAAAGCTAAGCACCATCTCCGGCCTGCAAGAGAAACTGTTCCATGATCCGGCCTGTCTAGAGCGATTTTTGCTCGGCGTCTCGGTGAACGTCACGGCGATGTTCCGCGATCCCAGTTTCTATCTGGCTTTTCGTCGCCATGTTATTCCCATTCTTCGTACCTACCCGTTCGTTCGCATTTGGCATGCTGGCTGCTCCAGCGGAGAAGAGGTCTATTCCCTTGCCATCCTCCTAGAGGAGGAAGGGCTCTACTCCCGTTGTCAGATCTACGCGACCGATATGAATGAAGTGGTTTTGCAAAAGGCTGCGGCGGGGATCTTTCCGCTGCGCCTGATGCAGGAGTATACCCAAAACTATATTCGAGCGGGAGGAAAGCGTTCTTTTTCGGAGTACTACACTGCGAACTCGGATTCAGCGATCTTCCGGGCCTCTTTGCGAGAAAAGGTCATCTTTTCGCCGCACAATCTGGTCACGGATGGCTCTTTCAATGAGTTCAATGTCATCTTGTGTCGCAATGTGCTGATTTATTTCAACCAGACGCTGCAAGATCAGGTGCACCGGCTGCTCCACGACAGTCTGGCGCACTTTGGAATTTTGGGTCTTGGCCATCGCGAGTCGCTGAAGACGAAGGCGATCGAGTCTCGCTATAGCCAGCTGGTCAAGGGTGAGAAGCTGTATCGGAGGATCGACTAA
- a CDS encoding response regulator: protein MVNNLRIGSKIGLSFAFGITIFALIGISAYRDAMRSIETDRQQKRAYEFLTKLEELLSTLKDAETGQRGYILTGEERYLQPYKAALGSIDEHLQEMQKLTEGHMIQQERLERLEPLIEERLSILEAALNLRRQSGLNAAIAFIREDRGRQTMTEVRALAETMRTTETEALQDRLEAAEAANRQTINTITYGVPTSLALLGIVGLVLARNISDPLRRISSAADRLREGDLSVSVSEGDRQDEIGILSRTFNQMVVSLRESANRNEAQTWLKSNLANFTQLLQGERDLERVARLVMSRLAPLVEAQHGVFYLLDSSQDAPTLKLLSSYAYQERKHLGSEFRLGEGLVGQCALERQPILLSEVPSDYIRINSGLGEAPPLNILVLPILFEQELLGVIELASFQRFNELYLSFLSEVSDSIGVVLTAIAADMRTQVLLRQAQILTEELQTQQEELQERNEELQQQAEALKASEELLTQQQEELQQSNEELQQLNEELEEKAELLEVQKREVEQKNIELEVTKLDLERKAEQLALTSKYKSEFLANMSHELRTPLNSLLILSRMLADNGDGNLTPKQIEYSRTIHAAGTDLLSLINDILDLAKIESGTMSVEIDLMRFDDLRNETTRIFQQIAIDKGLDFRIEMAEDLPDTIQTDSKRLQQVLKNLLANAFKFTEQGSVTLRIATARDGWSTDHPTLSQAECVVAFSVIDTGIGIDPAKQGVIFEAFQQADGTTSRKYGGTGLGLSISREISQLLGGQIVLSSAVGQGSTFTLYLPQIYGTIVPSAIPPGNLLMAVPPEARFPQPSPSAESSPETLALRETLPPESVPFSANLLQDDRDSLSSGDRVLLILEDDPSFAEVLRDSARQQGFKVLVALRGEVGLAMAQEFKPDAISLDLDLPQTDGWTVLDRLKRDANTRHIPVYVLSALDARQRALQQGALRYTQKPVGPDDLARVLQNIRQFLERSTRNLLVVEDNDLQRQSILELVGGGDIRTTAVSTGAEALGALRGDQFDCLVLDLGLPDMNGFELIEQIQATLAQRGLPPLPTIVYTGKDLTRAEETRLKRMTDSIILKDVRSPERLLEETSLFLHRDQANLPRPQRQILERLREVDPVLVGKKALIVDDDVRNIFALTSLLEEYQMEVLFAENGRDAVELVKSNPDLDIVLMDVMMPEMDGYETTRCIRQQPQFRHLPIIALTAKAMQGDRQKCIEAGASDYIAKPVDTEQLISLLRVWLYR, encoded by the coding sequence ATGGTTAACAATCTGAGAATTGGCAGCAAAATTGGCCTCAGTTTTGCTTTCGGGATCACTATCTTTGCCCTCATTGGCATCTCTGCCTATCGCGATGCAATGCGCAGCATCGAAACCGATCGCCAGCAAAAGCGAGCCTACGAATTTCTCACCAAGCTAGAAGAGCTCCTCTCGACTCTCAAGGACGCCGAAACCGGCCAGCGCGGCTACATCCTGACTGGCGAGGAGCGCTATCTCCAGCCCTACAAGGCGGCTCTGGGCAGCATTGATGAGCATCTACAAGAGATGCAGAAGCTCACCGAGGGTCACATGATCCAGCAGGAACGTCTCGAGCGCCTAGAGCCGCTGATCGAGGAGCGTCTCAGCATCTTGGAGGCAGCGCTGAATCTGCGGCGTCAGTCAGGACTCAATGCGGCGATCGCCTTTATCCGTGAAGATCGCGGACGCCAGACCATGACCGAAGTGCGCGCCCTGGCAGAAACCATGCGCACTACCGAAACCGAAGCCTTGCAAGATCGCCTCGAAGCCGCCGAGGCCGCCAACCGCCAAACTATCAACACGATCACCTACGGCGTGCCCACCTCCCTGGCGCTGCTGGGTATCGTTGGCCTCGTCTTGGCGCGCAATATCTCTGACCCGCTGCGCCGCATCTCCAGCGCCGCCGATCGCCTGCGAGAAGGCGACCTGTCGGTGTCTGTCTCAGAGGGCGATCGCCAGGACGAAATCGGCATCCTCTCGCGCACCTTCAATCAAATGGTGGTCTCCCTGCGCGAGAGCGCCAATCGCAATGAAGCCCAGACCTGGCTCAAGTCCAACCTGGCAAACTTTACCCAGCTCCTCCAGGGAGAGCGCGATCTCGAACGCGTGGCCCGCTTGGTTATGTCTCGCCTAGCGCCCCTTGTCGAGGCCCAGCACGGCGTTTTCTATCTGCTGGACTCGAGCCAAGACGCCCCCACCCTCAAGCTCCTGAGCAGCTACGCCTACCAAGAGCGCAAGCACCTCGGCAGCGAATTCCGCCTGGGTGAGGGCCTCGTCGGCCAGTGCGCCCTCGAGCGCCAGCCGATCTTGCTCAGCGAGGTCCCCAGCGACTATATCCGCATCAACTCCGGCCTGGGGGAAGCGCCGCCGCTGAATATCTTGGTGCTGCCGATCTTGTTTGAGCAAGAGCTGCTGGGGGTGATCGAGCTGGCGTCTTTTCAGCGCTTCAATGAGCTCTATCTTTCGTTCCTGAGCGAAGTCAGCGATTCCATTGGCGTCGTGCTAACGGCGATCGCCGCCGATATGCGCACCCAGGTGCTGCTGCGCCAGGCCCAAATCCTCACCGAAGAACTGCAAACCCAGCAAGAAGAGCTCCAAGAGCGCAACGAAGAATTGCAGCAGCAGGCCGAAGCCCTGAAAGCTTCCGAAGAGCTCCTCACCCAGCAGCAAGAAGAGCTGCAGCAGTCCAACGAAGAGCTGCAGCAGCTCAACGAAGAGCTCGAAGAAAAAGCCGAACTGCTAGAGGTGCAAAAGCGCGAAGTCGAGCAAAAAAATATCGAGCTCGAGGTGACCAAGCTCGATCTCGAGCGCAAGGCCGAGCAGCTCGCCCTGACCTCCAAATACAAGTCGGAGTTCTTGGCCAATATGTCCCACGAGCTGCGCACCCCCCTCAACAGCCTGCTGATCCTCTCGCGCATGCTGGCCGACAACGGCGACGGCAACTTGACCCCCAAACAGATCGAGTACAGCCGGACCATTCACGCCGCAGGCACCGACCTGCTCAGCTTGATCAACGACATTTTGGATCTGGCCAAGATCGAGTCGGGCACCATGTCCGTCGAAATTGACCTCATGCGCTTTGACGATCTGCGAAACGAGACCACGCGGATCTTTCAGCAAATCGCTATCGACAAAGGGCTCGACTTCCGCATCGAGATGGCAGAAGACCTGCCCGACACGATCCAGACCGACTCCAAGCGTCTCCAGCAGGTGCTGAAAAATCTTTTGGCCAATGCCTTCAAGTTCACAGAACAGGGCAGCGTCACCCTGCGGATCGCGACGGCCCGCGACGGCTGGAGCACCGATCACCCCACCCTGTCCCAGGCTGAATGCGTGGTCGCCTTTAGCGTCATCGACACCGGCATTGGCATTGACCCCGCCAAGCAGGGCGTGATTTTCGAGGCGTTCCAGCAGGCGGACGGCACGACCAGCCGCAAGTACGGCGGCACGGGCCTGGGCCTGTCCATCAGCCGGGAGATCAGCCAGCTGCTGGGGGGCCAGATTGTCCTGAGCAGCGCCGTGGGCCAGGGCAGCACCTTCACCCTCTACCTGCCCCAAATCTACGGGACCATCGTGCCGTCGGCGATTCCGCCCGGCAATTTGCTGATGGCGGTGCCGCCCGAGGCCAGATTCCCCCAGCCCTCTCCCTCGGCGGAGAGCTCCCCAGAGACGCTGGCCCTCCGCGAGACGCTGCCGCCGGAGTCGGTGCCCTTTTCGGCCAACCTCTTGCAGGACGATCGCGATAGCCTCTCGTCGGGCGATCGCGTGCTGCTGATCCTCGAAGATGACCCCAGCTTTGCGGAGGTGCTGCGAGACAGCGCGCGGCAGCAGGGCTTCAAGGTGCTGGTGGCGCTCCGAGGGGAGGTGGGACTGGCCATGGCCCAAGAGTTCAAGCCCGACGCCATCTCCCTGGATCTGGACCTGCCCCAAACCGACGGCTGGACGGTGCTCGATCGCCTCAAGCGCGACGCCAACACCCGCCACATCCCGGTCTATGTCCTGTCGGCCCTAGACGCCCGCCAGCGAGCCCTCCAGCAGGGCGCCCTGCGCTACACCCAGAAGCCCGTCGGCCCCGACGACTTGGCCCGCGTCCTCCAAAACATCCGCCAGTTCCTGGAGCGATCGACCCGCAACCTGCTAGTGGTCGAGGACAACGATCTCCAGCGCCAGAGCATCCTAGAGCTGGTGGGGGGCGGCGACATTCGCACCACGGCGGTCAGCACCGGGGCTGAGGCCCTTGGCGCTCTGCGGGGGGACCAGTTCGACTGTCTGGTGTTGGATCTGGGCCTGCCGGATATGAATGGCTTCGAGCTGATCGAGCAAATTCAGGCGACCCTGGCCCAGCGGGGGCTGCCGCCCCTGCCGACCATCGTCTACACCGGCAAAGATCTCACGCGCGCGGAGGAAACCCGCCTCAAGCGCATGACCGACAGCATCATTCTCAAAGATGTGCGATCGCCCGAGCGCCTGCTCGAAGAGACTTCCCTCTTTTTGCACCGCGATCAGGCCAACTTGCCTCGGCCCCAGCGCCAGATCCTAGAGCGCCTGCGGGAAGTAGATCCCGTCCTCGTCGGCAAAAAGGCGCTGATTGTCGATGACGATGTGCGCAATATCTTTGCTCTGACCAGCCTGCTGGAGGAGTATCAAATGGAGGTGCTCTTCGCGGAGAATGGCCGCGATGCGGTGGAGCTGGTGAAGTCGAACCCCGATCTCGACATTGTCCTGATGGACGTGATGATGCCAGAGATGGACGGCTACGAGACGACCCGCTGCATTCGCCAGCAGCCCCAGTTTCGTCACCTGCCCATCATCGCCCTCACCGCTAAGGCCATGCAGGGCGATCGCCAAAAATGCATCGAGGCTGGTGCCTCTGACTACATTGCCAAACCCGTCGATACGGAGCAGCTTATTTCTCTCCTGCGAGTTTGGCTCTATCGTTAG
- a CDS encoding ATP-binding protein — protein MTQRRWGLLWVNLLTLTAVVLGAHYSTRQLLQVLHEETQTQETLAELQTVLTLVTDAETGGRGYLLSGETSFLEPYTAAQQSLTASLEGLAEHLRGDRLQQTRFTQLKALLRERLDLLEVSIAVYKTGANQAVQADFLREGKQVHDRIRQTIDEMADHEQRQLRQVMARSEVLADRMNWILLGGFGLNWVIFWVTYGLLDRQILARQRAEQELQQVNRALKALSACNQLLVRAEREGEFLQQICQAIATVGGYPSVSIALAIAEAPFWRAIAHAGVETALPDNPTLPTGQSTRGTASHTSGEQTAAIALPLSFEGDRGCLQISHPPDKPFSPSEIQLLEELAGDITYGVEMLRTRRAREQAEEALRLAKSNLELRVQERTAALTITNHRLEQELLERQRIEEALRQSESRFRSAFDDAAVGMAIVDLDGFWVKVNSKVQTILGYSDAELLMTTFAALTYPEDLEMSLQNMHDLLSGKIDAVEVEKRYFHKLGHIVWVLLSVSLVRDRAGQPLYFVAQLQDITERRAIEKMKSEFISVVSHELRTPLTAIHGSISLLVSGVLDHKPDKAQRMLEIASAETKRLVRLVNDILDLERLECSTVVLEREWCDAAGLIMQAIEAIQAIADKAGISLQPETVSMQIWAAPDRVIQILTNLLSNAIKFSPADSTIRLGVEPSSQDGLEYARFFVSDRGRGIPADKLESIFGRFQQVDVSDSRRRGGTGLGLAISRSIVTQHGGRIWAESTLGEGSTFYFTIPIPIAPEKAQSLCEE, from the coding sequence GTGACGCAACGGCGATGGGGTTTGCTATGGGTGAACCTGCTGACGCTGACGGCCGTTGTGCTCGGCGCCCACTACAGCACTCGGCAGTTGCTCCAGGTCTTGCACGAGGAAACGCAAACCCAAGAAACGCTGGCTGAGCTCCAGACGGTGCTGACCTTGGTCACGGATGCAGAAACCGGGGGGCGGGGATATCTGCTGAGCGGCGAGACCAGTTTTTTGGAGCCCTATACTGCTGCCCAGCAGTCCCTCACTGCCTCTCTAGAAGGGCTGGCCGAGCACCTCAGGGGCGATCGCCTCCAGCAAACTCGCTTTACCCAGCTCAAGGCCCTCCTGCGCGAGCGGCTTGATCTGCTGGAAGTCTCTATTGCGGTTTACAAGACGGGAGCCAACCAAGCGGTTCAGGCCGACTTCTTGCGGGAGGGCAAACAGGTTCACGATCGCATTCGTCAGACGATTGACGAGATGGCCGACCATGAGCAGCGGCAGCTGCGGCAGGTGATGGCCCGCTCTGAGGTTCTCGCAGACCGAATGAACTGGATCTTGCTAGGCGGGTTTGGCCTGAACTGGGTGATTTTTTGGGTGACCTATGGGCTGCTCGATCGCCAAATCTTGGCGCGGCAGAGAGCGGAGCAGGAGCTCCAGCAGGTCAACCGGGCGCTCAAGGCGCTGAGCGCCTGCAATCAGCTGCTGGTGCGGGCGGAGCGGGAAGGGGAGTTTCTTCAGCAGATCTGTCAGGCGATCGCCACGGTGGGCGGCTATCCCTCAGTTTCGATCGCGCTAGCGATTGCCGAAGCGCCTTTTTGGCGGGCGATCGCCCACGCCGGGGTGGAGACGGCGCTGCCCGACAATCCCACTCTGCCCACCGGCCAGAGCACCCGGGGGACAGCCTCTCACACATCCGGGGAGCAGACCGCTGCGATCGCGCTGCCGCTGTCTTTTGAGGGCGATCGCGGCTGTTTGCAGATCTCTCACCCTCCCGACAAACCCTTTAGTCCATCGGAGATCCAGCTCCTAGAGGAGCTGGCAGGGGACATCACCTACGGGGTGGAGATGCTGCGGACCCGCCGCGCCCGCGAGCAGGCCGAAGAGGCCCTTCGTCTGGCCAAAAGCAATCTGGAACTGCGGGTGCAGGAGCGAACCGCAGCCCTCACGATCACCAACCATCGCCTAGAGCAGGAGCTGCTGGAGCGCCAGCGCATCGAAGAAGCTCTCCGGCAGAGCGAGAGCCGGTTTCGCAGCGCCTTTGATGATGCGGCGGTGGGGATGGCCATTGTGGATCTAGACGGCTTTTGGGTGAAGGTCAACAGCAAGGTGCAGACGATCTTGGGCTACTCCGATGCGGAGCTGCTGATGACGACTTTTGCGGCGCTGACCTACCCCGAAGACTTGGAAATGAGTCTGCAAAATATGCACGATTTGCTGTCGGGAAAGATAGACGCCGTAGAGGTCGAAAAGCGCTATTTTCACAAGCTGGGACATATCGTTTGGGTCTTGCTGAGCGTCTCTCTGGTGCGCGATCGCGCGGGGCAGCCGCTCTATTTTGTTGCTCAGCTCCAGGACATCACCGAGCGAAGGGCGATCGAGAAGATGAAAAGTGAATTTATCTCAGTGGTAAGCCACGAGCTGCGCACGCCCCTAACCGCTATTCACGGCTCGATCAGCTTGCTAGTCTCGGGCGTTCTCGATCACAAGCCCGACAAGGCTCAGCGCATGCTGGAGATCGCCTCTGCGGAGACAAAGCGCCTCGTGCGCCTAGTGAATGACATTCTCGATTTGGAGCGGCTGGAGTGTTCGACGGTCGTTTTGGAGCGGGAGTGGTGCGACGCGGCAGGGCTGATCATGCAGGCGATCGAGGCGATCCAGGCGATCGCCGACAAAGCCGGGATCTCTCTCCAGCCAGAAACGGTCTCGATGCAGATCTGGGCCGCTCCCGATCGCGTTATCCAGATCCTGACCAATCTCCTGAGCAATGCGATCAAGTTCTCGCCCGCAGACAGCACGATCCGGCTCGGCGTAGAACCCTCAAGCCAAGACGGTCTGGAATACGCCCGCTTTTTTGTCAGCGATCGGGGGCGCGGCATCCCGGCGGACAAGCTAGAAAGTATCTTTGGCCGCTTTCAGCAGGTAGATGTCTCGGATTCTCGTCGCCGGGGCGGTACGGGCCTGGGCCTAGCGATCTCTCGCAGCATCGTGACGCAGCACGGCGGCCGCATCTGGGCCGAAAGCACCCTCGGCGAGGGCAGCACTTTCTATTTCACAATTCCCATTCCGATTGCACCGGAGAAGGCGCAGTCTCTCTGCGAAGAGTGA
- the aqpZ gene encoding aquaporin Z gives MAKATLTKRCIAEFFGTFWLVLGGCGSAVLAAGFPYGNEANPLGIGLVGVSLAFGLTVLTMAYAVGHISGGHFNPAVSFGLFAAKRFPGADLLPYIASQVVGAIAASGILYLIASSQPEFTLAGSNPFATNGFGEHSPAGYSLLGAIVTEFVMTFFFLLIIIGSTDRLAASGFAPLAIGFALTLIHLISIPVTNTSVNPARSTGPALFAGVELIGQLWVFWVFPILGAIAAGWLYYTLFEAPTTPEVAEEMAPNP, from the coding sequence ATGGCAAAAGCGACTTTGACGAAACGGTGTATTGCAGAATTTTTTGGCACATTCTGGCTGGTGCTCGGGGGCTGCGGCAGCGCGGTGCTCGCGGCCGGTTTCCCCTACGGCAATGAGGCTAACCCCCTGGGAATCGGTCTGGTGGGGGTCTCCCTTGCTTTTGGTCTGACGGTGCTGACGATGGCCTATGCGGTGGGCCATATCTCCGGCGGACATTTTAATCCGGCGGTTTCTTTTGGGTTATTTGCGGCGAAGCGCTTTCCGGGGGCGGATCTGTTGCCCTATATCGCGTCCCAGGTGGTGGGGGCGATCGCCGCTTCGGGTATTTTGTATTTGATCGCCAGCAGCCAGCCAGAATTTACCTTGGCTGGTTCCAATCCCTTCGCGACAAACGGCTTTGGCGAGCACTCTCCGGCGGGCTATTCCCTGCTGGGGGCGATCGTCACTGAGTTTGTGATGACATTCTTTTTCCTGTTGATCATCATTGGCTCGACGGATCGGCTGGCGGCGAGTGGGTTTGCGCCCCTTGCCATTGGCTTTGCGCTCACGCTGATTCACCTGATCAGCATCCCGGTCACCAATACCTCGGTGAATCCGGCGCGCAGCACGGGTCCGGCTCTCTTTGCGGGGGTGGAGCTGATCGGTCAGCTTTGGGTCTTTTGGGTGTTCCCGATTTTGGGGGCGATCGCGGCGGGGTGGCTCTACTACACGCTGTTTGAGGCTCCCACAACGCCAGAAGTGGCTGAGGAGATGGCCCCCAATCCCTGA
- a CDS encoding ABC transporter substrate-binding protein, producing MQSWTRRHFLLAAGAAAVATACGRRPDSQAVAPTPTGPAQRVVALEWVYAEDLLALGMQPVGVADIQDYRSYVNVSPELGPEVVDVGTRQEPNLETIARLKPDLILGVAFRHRAIASTLEAIAPTQIFDPYAANGPDPLTEMQQTLGAIAAAVGKQAEGEAVVQRLQTALTQGSATLREAGAMERPFLLAQVLSATPPFRLFNDRALATQTLIALGLTNAWQGAVDPYGYNSLGLEELTTANQNANFLYIAAADANFEQIQRNPLWQKLDFVAQERTYSLGEDTWFFGGPLSTERLIQRTVAALGAAA from the coding sequence ATGCAATCCTGGACGCGGCGTCATTTTCTGTTGGCGGCTGGGGCGGCGGCGGTGGCGACTGCGTGCGGTCGCCGCCCCGACTCTCAGGCCGTCGCGCCAACTCCCACGGGTCCGGCCCAGCGTGTGGTGGCCCTGGAGTGGGTCTATGCAGAGGACTTGCTGGCGCTGGGGATGCAGCCGGTGGGGGTGGCAGACATCCAGGACTATCGCAGCTATGTGAATGTGTCGCCGGAGCTGGGACCTGAGGTGGTGGATGTGGGCACGCGCCAAGAGCCCAACCTGGAGACCATTGCTCGCCTGAAGCCAGACCTGATCTTGGGGGTGGCTTTTCGCCATCGCGCCATTGCCTCGACCCTGGAGGCGATCGCCCCGACCCAGATTTTTGATCCCTACGCGGCCAATGGCCCCGATCCCCTGACGGAGATGCAGCAGACCCTGGGGGCGATCGCCGCTGCCGTGGGCAAGCAGGCCGAAGGCGAAGCGGTGGTGCAGCGGCTACAAACTGCGTTGACCCAGGGATCGGCTACCCTCCGGGAGGCTGGCGCGATGGAGCGTCCTTTTCTGCTGGCCCAGGTACTGTCGGCGACGCCGCCCTTTCGCCTCTTCAATGACCGAGCCCTCGCGACCCAGACCCTGATTGCCCTGGGCCTCACCAATGCTTGGCAGGGCGCTGTCGATCCCTACGGCTACAACAGCCTGGGCCTCGAAGAGCTCACCACGGCCAACCAAAACGCCAACTTTCTCTACATTGCTGCTGCTGACGCCAATTTCGAGCAGATCCAGCGCAACCCGCTATGGCAAAAGCTGGACTTTGTGGCGCAAGAGCGCACCTATTCTTTGGGAGAAGATACCTGGTTTTTTGGGGGGCCGCTGTCGACGGAGCGACTGATCCAGCGGACTGTGGCGGCTCTGGGCGCGGCAGCCTGA